Proteins encoded in a region of the Nicotiana tomentosiformis chromosome 9, ASM39032v3, whole genome shotgun sequence genome:
- the LOC138898855 gene encoding uncharacterized protein: MKGVRRIGKKGKLSPRYIGPYNIIRKVGQVAYELDLPSDMESVHPVFHVSMLRNCIGDPSRFVSVDDVQVTEHLSYEETPIAILDRQVQRLRNKDVASVKVHWRNNNLEEMTWETEEDMKSRYPPLFPLPENDLAETS, from the coding sequence ATGAAAGGAGTTAGAAGGATtggaaagaaaggaaaacttagccctcggtacattggaccatataatatcatacgcaaggtaggccaggtagcatatgagttagacttgccttctgacaTGGaatctgtacatccagtctttcatgtgtctatgctccgtaactgtatcggagatccttccaGATTTGtgtcagttgacgatgttcaagTCACAGAacatctatcatatgaggaaactcccattgctatactagatagacaggttcagAGATTGAGGAataaagacgtagcttcggttaaagtacattggagaaacaataatttggaagaaatgacttgggaaaccgaagaagacatgaagtctaggtatcctcccttatttcctcTTCCAGAGAATGATCTGGCTGAGACATCATAG